GCTTCAGTCTCTCGGGTAGGTAGTGCCGCCCAAATCAAAGCCGTGAGACAAGTGGCTGGGCAGCTACGTTTAGACTTAGCCCAATTTCGTGAACTGGCAGCATTTGCTCAGTTTGCTTCAGATCTAGATGAAGCCACTAAACGCCAAATTGATCGAGGTAAACGGGTTATGGAAATGCTCAAGCAAGGTTGGGACAATCCTTTAACTGCCGAACAGGAAACAATTGCTTTCTGGGCTGTAGGACATGGTTATCTGGATAAAGTCAAAGTTGAGGATATTAAAGCCTATGAAAAAGGTTTACTTGATCAAGTAGCTTCTCAACATAAGACAATTTATAGTCAAATTATTAAAGATAAAAAATTGGATGAAAAACTAGAAGCCAAGATTAAGAATGTGGTTGAAAAATATACCAATCATTTTATTAGTAAATATGAAGCTGAAGAAGACTAACAGCTTTAAGCTTTTAGCTTTTTGAATGTGGCCTCATCACGCAAAATCCTTTCCCGTATCAAATCTGCCAAAAATATCAGCCAAATTACTAAGGCTATGCAAATGGTATCGGCTTCAAAAATGCGCCGAGCTCAAGAGCTGGCTATCAATGGTGAACCTTATTCTATTGAGTTGCGCCGAATTTTAATTGCCTTGCTTTCTACTACTACTAAATTCGATCACTTACTATTAAAGAAAAGCAATAATCCTAAATCGTTATGTATTTTTGTGACTACTAATAAAGGTTTATGTGGTGGCCTTAATACCAATCACTTTCGCCAAATTATGCGCTGGTACAAAGAGCAAGGTGATGTTGACTTTATTACGGTTGGAAAAAAGGGGCGGATGTTTGCCAATGCTTTGGGAGCCAATATTTTAGCTGATTTCTCTGAATTACCTGAAAACATTGATTTTATTCATACTTTGCCAATTTCCCGGATGGTTTTGGATTTATTTAAAGACAAAGAATATGGCCGGATTTACATCAGCTACAACAAGTTTATTTCAACCCTATCTCAAAAACCGCTTTTAACGCAATTTTTGCCAATTGACCGTGAAGAGCTTAAAGATAGTCTTGGTCTTTTGGAAGAACTAACTGAAGAAAAAGAACGGGAATTTGAACCTAAAGAATATCTACTGGAACCTAATAAAGAGAAAATTATTAATTGGTTATTACCCTATTTTGCCCAGTTACAACTTTATCATTTTTTACTGGAAAACAAAGCTTCTGAACATTCCGCTCGGATGGTAGCTATGAAAGGAGCTTCAGAAAATGCTAAAGAAATTATGGAACAGTTGCGTTTGATTTACAATAGATTACGTCAACAGCAAATTACCAGCGAGTTGGCTGATATCATTACCGCTTCAGCGGTCATGAATTAACAAAAGCAAGTTAACATATTAAAATATGTCATTTCGACTGCAGTAGAGAAATCTTACAACAAGATTCTAACTACATTCGAGATGGATAAGTATAGTGACTAAAAAATCAAAAATTAGAGCTGTGATTCTGTTTTTCATTTTGATTTTTGGTTTATTGCTGATTGTAGCTTTGTGGCATGATGCACTGATGTATCGACTAACTAGCTCAAGACAACATTGTTTAGATG
This is a stretch of genomic DNA from Candidatus Beckwithbacteria bacterium. It encodes these proteins:
- the atpG gene encoding ATP synthase F1 subunit gamma; this encodes MASSRKILSRIKSAKNISQITKAMQMVSASKMRRAQELAINGEPYSIELRRILIALLSTTTKFDHLLLKKSNNPKSLCIFVTTNKGLCGGLNTNHFRQIMRWYKEQGDVDFITVGKKGRMFANALGANILADFSELPENIDFIHTLPISRMVLDLFKDKEYGRIYISYNKFISTLSQKPLLTQFLPIDREELKDSLGLLEELTEEKEREFEPKEYLLEPNKEKIINWLLPYFAQLQLYHFLLENKASEHSARMVAMKGASENAKEIMEQLRLIYNRLRQQQITSELADIITASAVMN